Proteins from a single region of Ziziphus jujuba cultivar Dongzao chromosome 1, ASM3175591v1:
- the LOC107426144 gene encoding protein FAR1-RELATED SEQUENCE 5-like, translating into MSVEQLEANSDCRRVEDISLLSHSKSVDDVYIPQVVENCKPKVGQEFESIDGAHEFYIKYAKEAGFSVHSSLTKRCKGAKEVVRKEFVCFKEGVSSKKDDERKRCRGMTRENCKAKLAVVRSKTGKFVITVFVEEHSHPLSTPRRVHLLRSHRSVSEAKKSLTLQFSAANVPTHQQISILEFEAGDVDDDGKLKRCFWADSVSRRAYGCFGDVVVFDTTYNTNQYGMIFAPLVGVNNHGQMVLFACAFLSDEKTVSFVWLFELLKDSMPTNNPKMIITDQDPAMKKAIVQSLPNTFHRYCSWHILEKFSTYLNAITYRDFYKDFQQCIWESECPEEFERKWVTTIEKASLDNNDWLKSTFELRSRWVPAYVNHIFSAGMSSSQRVESSHAFFKKYVLKRNLLMDFILRFNRALAHQRHEELGVDHVDINEKLFESEELPCRHILAFLRLFGNIPLPNQYIMKRWTRGAKCQIITDKQGVEIGGQRSSILTWRAKLFQLASEVIDKAIIYEEASVIVNDGLQSLLGKIESIVSNTKSGGISEKGSTAHDYEALKDPSAVRAKGCGQRLKRGKEKAAHLYRSSQNEESPQNASEYDSKANSLSSTGLHEKMKG; encoded by the exons ATGAGTGTAGAACAGTTGGAAGCAAATTCAGATTGTAGACGAGTTGAAGACATATCCTTGCTGTCACATTCAAAATCCGTGGATGATGTTTACATTCCCCAAGTGGTCGAAAACTGCAAACCAAAGGTTGGACAAGAGTTTGAATCGATAGATGGGGCACATGAGTTCTACATTAAATATGCAAAAGAGGCGGGGTTTAGTGTTCATAGCAGTTTGACTAAGAGATGTAAAGGTGCAAAAGAAGTTGTCAGGAAAgaatttgtgtgttttaaggAAGGAGTATCTTCTAAAAAGGACGATGAGAGAAAAAGGTGTCGGGGGATGACAAGAGAAAATTGTAAAGCTAAACTTGCCGTGGTTAGGTCAAAAACGGGGAAATTTGTCATCACtgtatttgttgaagaacaTAGTCATCCATTATCAACCCCTCGAAGAGTGCATTTGTTGAGATCACATCGTAGTGTGTCTGAAGCCAAGAAGTCACTAACTTTGCAGTTTTCAGCAGCAAATGTGCCAACTCATCAACAAATAAGcattcttgaatttgaagctgGAG atgtagatgatgatggtAAATTGAAGCGTTGTTTTTGGGCTGATTCGGTGTCTAGAAGAGCTTATGGATGTTTTGGTGATGTAGTTGTATTTGATACAACTTACAACACTAATCAATATGGTATGATATTTGCACCCTTGGTGGGGGTGAACAATCATGGTCAAATGGTGCTTTTTGCATGTGCCTTTTTAAGTGATGAAAAAACGGTATCATTTGTTTGGTTGTTTGAGCTATTAAAGGATAGCATGCCGACGAACAACCCAAAAATGATCATTACCGATCAAGATCCTGCAATGAAAAAGGCTATAGTTCAGAGCTTACCGAATACATTTCATAGGTATTGTAGTTGGCACATACTTGAGAAGTTCTCTACGTATTTAAATGCGATCACCTATAGAGATTTTTATAAGGACTTCCAACAATGCATTTGGGAATCAGAATGCCCtgaagagtttgaaagaaaatgggtgACTACCATCGAGAAGGCAAGCCTAGATAACAATGATTGGTTAAAATCAACATTTGAGCTACGTTCAAGATGGGTGCCTGCATATGTTAACCATATATTCTCAGCTGGAATGTCAAGTAGCCAACGTGTGGAAAGCTCCCATgcatttttcaagaaatatgtTTTGAAGAGAAACttattgatggatttcataCTTCGATTTAATAGGGCGCTTGCACATCAACGCCACGAAGAGTTAGGGGTTGATCACgttgatattaatgagaagctt TTTGAGAGTGAAGAACTTCCTTGTAGACATATCTTGGCATTCTTGAGACTATTTGGTAACATTCCTTtgccaaatcaatatataatgaaaaggtgGACTAGAGGTGCAAAATGTCAAATAATAACCGATAAGCAAGGTGTTGAGATAGGTGGACAGCGTAGTTCAATATTAACTTGGCGAGCTAAACTATTCCAACTTGCTTCGGAAGTCATTGATAAAGCCATAATATATGAAGAGGCAAGTGTAATTGTGAATGATGGTCTTCAAAGTTTGCTAGGCAAGATTGAATCAATAGTTAGCAACACGAAAAGTGGAGGCATTTCTGAAAAAGGTAGCACTGCTCATGACTATGAGGCTTTGAAAGACCCATCTGCTGTGAGGGCAAAGGGATGCGGACAAAGATTAAAAAGGGGAAAGGAGAAG GCTGCTCATCTATATAGGTCCTCACAAAATGAGGAAAGTCCTCAGAACGCCTCGGAATATGATTCTAAAGCTAATAGTTTGTCTTCCACAG GTCTGCATGAGAAAATGAAAGGATGA